A part of Setaria viridis chromosome 8, Setaria_viridis_v4.0, whole genome shotgun sequence genomic DNA contains:
- the LOC140220326 gene encoding phenylacetaldehyde synthase-like, whose translation MRVTRKEPEVGLPERFHFKGGGGGVLHGSTCEAVVCTLAAARDRALSKLGHEGILKLVVYASDQTHATFQKGASIVGIPPANFRILRTSANSGYGLTATIVQRAIEEDVARGLVPLYLCATVGTTGLGAIDRNTCFTGTWLHIDAAYAGSAAICPEFQGHLDGAELADSLSMNPHKWFLTNMDCCCLWVANPTTMTDALSTDPEYLKNVGTASKMAETVDYKDWQIALSRRFRAIKLWVVLRRYGAAGMRAHMRRHIQMAEWFEHVVAADERFEVVVPRNFSLVCFRLRPRFMADKAVEALNRDLLAAVNASGRAFMTHFVVDDKFVIRLAVGGSMTEMRHVRAAWELLKEKANDLIATGC comes from the exons ATGCGAGTCACCAGGAAG GAACCAGAAGTCGGCCTACCGGAGCGCTTCCACttcaagggaggaggaggcggtgtccTGCATGGGAGCACGTGCGAGGCGGTGGTGTGCACTCTCGCTGCCGCGCGCGACCGTGCACTCAGCAAGCTCGGACATGAGGGCATCCTCAAGCTTGTCGTGTATGCCTCGGACCAGACCCACGCAACCTTCCAGAAGGGCGCGAGCATCGTCGGCATCCCTCCAGCAAACTTCCGCATCCTGCGGACTTCGGCAAACTCGGGATACGGCCTGACCGCCACCATCGTCCAAAGAGCAATCGAGGAAGACGTCGCCCGCGGGCTGGTTCCCCTTTACCTCTGCGCCACCGTCGGCACTACTGGTCTGGGGGCCATTGACCGA aataCATGTTTTACAGGAACCTGGCTGCACATCGACGCAGCCTACGCCGGAAGCGCAGCCATTTGCCCGGAGTTCCAAGGTCacctcgacggcgccgagctcgcGGACTCGCTGAGCATGAACCCACATAAGTGGTTCCTCACCAACATGGACTGCTGCTGCCTCTGGGTGGCGAACCCTACCACCATGACCGACGCACTGTCCACTGACCCGGAGTACCTCAAGAATGTCGGCACCGCGTCTAAGATGGCGGAAACGGTCGACTACAAGGACTGGCAGATCGCGCTGTCACGCCGCTTCCGTGCCATCAAACTCTGGGTGGTGCTACGGCGCTATGGAGCGGCGGGAATGCGCGCGCACATGCGGAGGCACATCCAGATGGCAGAGTGGTTCGAGCACGTCGTGGCGGCGGACGAGCGGTTTGAGGTCGTGGTGCCAAGGAACTTCTCCTTGGTGtgcttccgcctccgcccgcggttCATGGCGGATAAAGCTGTGGAGGCCCTGAACCGCGACCTCCTCGCAGCGGTGAATGCAAGCGGCCGGGCGTTCATGACGCACTTCGTCGTGGACGACAAGTTTGTGATCCGCCTAGCCGTGGGTGGGTCAATGACAGAGATGCGGCACGTCCGGGCCGCGTGGGAGCTTCTCAAGGAGAAGGCCAACGACTTGATCGCCACCGGTTGTTAG
- the LOC140220171 gene encoding tyrosine decarboxylase 1-like: MGSLPLEAMMPLNPDSFAGESSAVVDFLADYYRNVDKYPVMANTQPGTIRKLLPEAAPELGDSMDRILDDVQRDILPGLTHWQSPSFFAYFPANASTAGFAGEMLSAGLNVVPFVWTASPVATELEQVVVDWMASLLGLPERFHFKGGGGGVLHGSTCEAVVCTLAAARDRALSKLGHEGILKLVVYASDQTHATFQKGASIVGIPPANFRILRTSANSGYGLTATIVQRAIEEDVARGLVPLYLCATVGTTGLGAIDRVRELGHVARRYGTWLHIDAAYAGSAAICPEFQGHLDGAELADSLSMNPHKWFLTNMDCCCLWVANPTTMTDALSTDPEYLKNVGTASKMAETVDYKDWQIALSRRFRAIKLWVVLRRYGAAGMRAHIRRHIQMAEWFEHVVAADEQFEVVVPRNFSLVCFRLRPRFMADKAVEALNRDLLAAVNASGRAFMTHFVVDDKFVIRLAVGGSMTEMRHVRAAWELLKEKANDLIATGC; this comes from the exons ATGGGTAGCCTTCCACTTGAAGCCATGATGCCACTGAACCCCGATTCATTCGCTGGGGAGTCCAGTGCCGTGGTCGACTTCCTCGCCGACTACTACCGCAACGTCGATAAGTATCCGGTCATGGCCAACACCCAGCCAGGGACCATCCGTAAGCTTCTTCCGGAGGCAGCCCCGGAGTTGGGCGACTCCATGGATCGCATACTGGATGATGTGCAGCGGGATATCCTCCCCGGCCTCACACATTGGCAGAGCCCTAGCTTCTTTGCCTATTTCCCGGCGAATGCAAGCACCGCAGGGTTCGCCGGGGAGATGTTGTCGGCTGGTCTCAACGTCGTCCCGTTCGTCTGGACGGCGTCACCGGTGGCCACTGAGCTGGAGCAGGTCGTGGTTGACTGGATGGCTAGCCTCCTCGGCCTACCGGAGCGCTTCCACttcaagggaggaggaggcggtgtccTGCATGGGAGCACGTGCGAGGCGGTGGTGTGCACTCTCGCTGCCGCGCGCGACCGTGCACTCAGCAAGCTCGGACATGAGGGCATCCTCAAGCTTGTCGTGTATGCCTCGGACCAGACCCACGCAACCTTCCAGAAGGGCGCGAGCATCGTCGGCATCCCTCCAGCAAACTTCCGCATCCTGCGGACTTCGGCAAACTCGGGATACGGCCTGACCGCCACCATCGTCCAAAGAGCAATCGAGGAAGACGTCGCCCGCGGGCTGGTTCCCCTTTACCTCTGCGCCACCGTCGGCACTACTGGTCTGGGGGCCATTGACCGAGTGCGCGAGCTCGGCCATGTTGCCCGGCGTTATG GAACCTGGCTGCACATCGACGCAGCCTACGCCGGAAGCGCAGCCATTTGCCCGGAGTTCCAAGGTCacctcgacggcgccgagctcgcGGACTCGCTGAGCATGAACCCACATAAGTGGTTCCTCACCAACATGGACTGCTGCTGCCTCTGGGTGGCGAACCCTACCACCATGACCGACGCACTGTCCACTGACCCGGAGTACCTCAAGAATGTCGGCACCGCGTCTAAGATGGCGGAAACGGTCGACTACAAGGACTGGCAGATCGCGCTGTCACGCCGCTTCCGTGCCATCAAACTCTGGGTGGTGCTACGGCGCTATGGAGCGGCGGGAATGCGCGCGCACATACGGAGGCACATCCAGATGGCAGAGTGGTTCGAGCACGTCGTGGCGGCGGACGAGCAGTTTGAGGTCGTGGTGCCAAGGAACTTCTCCTTGGTGtgcttccgcctccgcccgcggttCATGGCGGATAAAGCTGTGGAGGCCCTCAACCGTGACCTCCTCGCAGCGGTGAATGCAAGCGGCCGGGCGTTCATGACGCACTTCGTCGTGGACGACAAGTTTGTGATCCGCCTAGCAGTGGGTGGGTCAATGACAGAGATGCGGCACGTCCGGGCCGCGTGGGAGCTTCTCAAGGAGAAGGCCAACGACTTGATCGCCACCGGTTGTTAG
- the LOC117866447 gene encoding tyrosine decarboxylase 1, with product MGSLPLEAMMPLNPDSFAGESSAVVDFLADYYRNVDKYPVMANTQPGTIRKLLPEAAPELGDSMDRILDDVQRDILPGLTHWQSPSFFAYFPANASTAGFAGEMLSAGLNVVPFVWTASPVATELEQVVVDWMASLLGLPERFHFKGGGGGVLHGSTCEAVVCTLAAARDRALSKLGHEGILKLVVYASDQTHATFQKGASIVGIPPANFRILRTSANSGYGLTATIVQRAIEEDVARGLLPLYLCATVGTTGLGAIDRVRELGHVARRYGTWLHIDAAYAGSAAICPEFQGHLDGAELADSLSMNPHKWFLTNMDCCCLWVANPTTMTDALSTDPEYLKNVGTASKMAETVDYKDWQIALSRRFRAIKLWVVLRRYGAAGMRAHIRRHIQMAEWFEHVVAADERFEVVVPRNFSLVCFRLRPRFMADKAVEALNRDLLAAVNASSRAFMTHFVVDDKFVIRLAVGGSMTEMRHVRAAWELLKEKANDLIATGC from the exons ATGGGTAGCCTTCCACTTGAAGCCATGATGCCACTGAACCCCGATTCATTCGCTGGGGAGTCCAGTGCCGTGGTCGACTTCCTCGCCGACTACTACCGCAACGTCGATAAGTATCCGGTCATGGCCAACACCCAGCCAGGGACCATCCGTAAGCTTCTTCCGGAGGCAGCCCCGGAGTTGGGCGACTCCATGGATCGCATACTGGATGATGTGCAGCGGGATATCCTCCCCGGCCTCACACATTGGCAGAGCCCTAGCTTCTTTGCCTATTTCCCGGCGAATGCAAGCACCGCAGGGTTCGCCGGGGAGATGTTGTCGGCTGGTCTCAACGTCGTCCCGTTCGTCTGGACGGCGTCACCGGTGGCCACTGAGCTGGAGCAGGTCGTGGTTGACTGGATGGCTAGCCTCCTCGGCCTACCGGAGCGCTTCCACttcaagggaggaggaggcggtgtccTGCATGGGAGCACGTGCGAGGCGGTGGTGTGCACTCTCGCTGCCGCGCGCGACCGTGCACTCAGCAAGCTCGGACATGAGGGCATCCTCAAGCTTGTCGTGTATGCCTCGGACCAGACCCACGCAACCTTCCAGAAGGGCGCGAGCATCGTCGGCATCCCTCCAGCAAACTTCCGCATCCTGCGGACTTCGGCAAACTCGGGATACGGCCTGACCGCCACCATCGTCCAAAGAGCAATCGAGGAAGACGTCGCCCGCGGGCTGCTTCCCCTTTACCTCTGCGCCACCGTCGGCACTACTGGTCTGGGGGCCATTGACCGAGTGCGCGAGCTCGGCCATGTTGCCCGGCGTTATG GAACCTGGCTGCACATCGACGCAGCCTACGCCGGAAGCGCAGCCATTTGCCCGGAGTTCCAAGGTCacctcgacggcgccgagctcgcGGACTCGCTGAGCATGAACCCACATAAGTGGTTCCTCACCAACATGGACTGCTGCTGCCTCTGGGTGGCGAACCCTACCACCATGACCGACGCACTGTCCACTGACCCGGAGTACCTCAAGAATGTCGGCACCGCGTCTAAGATGGCGGAAACGGTCGACTACAAGGACTGGCAGATCGCGCTGTCACGCCGCTTCCGTGCCATCAAACTCTGGGTGGTGCTACGGCGCTATGGAGCGGCGGGAATGCGCGCGCACATACGGAGGCACATCCAGATGGCAGAGTGGTTCGAGCACGTCGTGGCGGCGGACGAGCGGTTTGAGGTCGTGGTGCCAAGGAACTTCTCCTTGGTGtgcttccgcctccgcccgcggttCATGGCGGATAAAGCTGTGGAGGCCCTGAACCGCGACCTCCTCGCAGCGGTGAATGCAAGCAGCCGGGCGTTCATGACGCACTTCGTCGTGGACGACAAGTTTGTGATCCGCCTAGCCGTGGGTGGGTCAATGACAGAGATGCGGCACGTCCGGGCCGCGTGGGAGCTTCTCAAGGAGAAGGCCAACGACTTGATCGCCACCGGTTGTTAG
- the LOC140223688 gene encoding tricetin 3',4',5'-O-trimethyltransferase-like produces MGSAADMAIADEETCMHALQLVSSAILPMTLRTAIELGLLETLVGASGKALTPKEVAAKLPSKANPAAPSMVDRLLRLLASYKVVSCVVEEAEDGSLCRQYSAAPVCKWLTPNEDGVSMAPFHLLANDKLFMHAWSYMTDAVLEGGSPFNRAFGTPSWFDYAGTDARFNGVFNEAMKQHSVILTKKLLELYTGFDGVRTLVDVGGGLGSTIHAITSRYPTIQGINFDLPHVISEAPAYPDVQVQHVGGDMFEKVPSGDAILMKWILNCWGDNHCAKLLKNCYEALPPHGKLISVECILPVNPDATNSAQGLIGVDVCLLAYSPDGKERYEREFVELAKGAGFTSVKSTYIYANFWAIEYTK; encoded by the coding sequence ATGGGTTCCGCCGCGGACATGGCCATAGCCGACGAGGAGACATGCATGCACGCTCTGCAGCTAGTGTCGTCGGCCATCCTGCCGATGACGCTAAGAACTGCCATTGAGCTGGGCCTGCTCGAGACCCTTGTGGGCGCCAGCGGGAAGGCTCTCACTCCCAAGGAGGTGGCCGCGAAGCTGCCTTCCAAGGCCaaccccgccgcgccgtccatGGTGGATCGCTTGCTGCGACTTCTGGCGTCCTACAAAGTTGTGTCCtgcgtggtggaggaggccgaggatggCAGCCTGTGCCGCCAGTACAGCGCCGCGCCAGTGTGCAAGTGGCTCACCCCCAACGAGGATGGTGTCTCCATGGCTCCGTTCCACCTCCTCGCCAACGACAAGCTCTTCATGCACGCCTGGAGCTACATGACGGACGCGGTCCTTGAGGGTGGCAGCCCATTCAACAGGGCGTttgggacgccttcctggttCGACTACGCCGGTACTGACGCACGCTTCAACGGGGTCTTCAATGAGGCCATGAAGCAGCATTCCGTCATCCTCACCAAGAAGCTCTTGGAGCTCTACACGGGCTTCGACGGCGTCCGCACCCTCGTCGACgttggcggcggcctcggctccACCATCCATGCCATCACCTCCAGGTACCCGACCATTCAAGGGATCAACTTCGACCTTCCCCACGTCATCTCCGAGGCGCCGGCCTACCCCgacgtgcaggtgcagcacgTGGGAGGCGACATGTTTGAGAAGGTGCCCTCCGGCGACGCCATCCTCATGAAGTGGATCCTCAATTGCTGGGGCGACAACCACTGCGCCAAGCTGCTCAAGAACTGCTACGAGGCGCTGCCTCCGCACGGCAAGCTCATCAGTGTCGAGTGCATCCTGCCGGTGAACCCGGATGCCACAAACAGCGCGCAGGGGTTGATCGGCGTCGACGTGTGCCTGCTCGCGTACAGCCCCGACGGCAAGGAGAGGTACGAGAGGGAGTTTGTGGAGCTCGCCAAGGGCGCCGGGTTTACCAGCGTCAAGTCCACCTACATCTACGCCAACTTCTGGGCCATCGAGTATACCAAGTAG
- the LOC117833633 gene encoding indole-2-monooxygenase, with product MAAPALAHLYEHASPESLALLFFLFLVAVHLATPRSRTEKLLRKLPSPPFKLPIIGHLHLIGSLPHHSLRDLAKRHGPDVMLLRLGAVPTLVVSSPRAAKAVLRTHDHVFASRPHSAVADVLFYGCTDVGFAPYGEYWRQARKVITTHLLTAAKVRSNRAAREQEVQLVLAKVTAAAAMGIAVDVSKLFSFFANDIVCQAVTGRLPREQGRNQLFRELLETNAKLLGGFNLDDYFPSLARLDLVSAKAVKHRKIWDDLLDSLIDKHKTKPVDGEDEEDFIDVLLSVQQEYGLTRDNVKAILMDMFEAGTDTTYIALDYAMAELMRNPKVMTKLQAEVRGCASRGKELVTEQDLSGMSYLTAVMKESMRLHAPGPLLIPHLSMAEWEVEGYTIPSGTRVIVNAWALGRDSTYWESAEEFMPERFMEEAVDAASDFQGNDFRFLPFGSGRRMCPGINFTTATFEIILANLIYHFNWELLPRSTGVDMSESYGMDVHRKEKLLLIPRMAQDV from the exons ATGGCGGCTCCAGCGCTAGCGCACCTCTACGAACACGCATCTCCAGAGTCCCtagccctcctcttcttcctcttcctcgtcgccgTGCACTTGGCAACACCAAGGTCAAGAACAGAGAAGCTGCTCCGGAAGCTACCGTCGCCTCCGTTCAAGCTCCCGATCatcggccacctccacctcatCGGATCCCTTCCCCACCACTCCCTCCGCGACCTCGCCAAGAGGCACGGGCCCGACGTGatgctcctccgcctcggcgccgtgCCAACGCTCGTCGTCTCCTCCCCACGCGCCGCCAAGGCCGTCCTGCGCACGCACGACCACGTCTTCGCCTCCCGGCCGCACTCCGCGGTGGCCGACGTCCTGTTCTACGGCTGCACCGACGTCGGCTTCGCCCCCTACGGTGAGTACTGGCGCCAGGCCAGGAAGGTGATCACCACCCACCTCCTTACCGCAGCGAAGGTCCGGTCCAACCGCGCCGCCCGCGAGCAGGAGGTCCAGCTGGTTTTAGCCAAggtgacggccgccgccgccatgggcatCGCGGTCGACGTCAGCAAGCTCTTCAGCTTCTTCGCCAACGACATCGTGTGCCAGGCCGTGACGGGCAGGCTCCCCAGGGAACAAGGTCGGAACCAGCTGTTCCGGGAGCTGTTAGAGACGAACGCCAAGCTCCTGGGGGGATTTAACCTGGACGACTATTTCCCGAGCTTGGCGAGGTTGGACTTGGTATCGGCCAAGGCCGTGAAGCACAGGAAGATATGGGATGACCTTTTGGACAGCCTCATCGACAAGCACAAGACCAAGCCGGTCGATggtgaggacgaggaggactTCATCGATGTGCTGCTCTCCGTTCAACAAGAGTACGGCCTGACCAGAGACAACGTCAAGGCAATACTGATG GACATGTTTGAAGCTGGGACGGACACAACCTACATAGCACTAGACTACGCCATGGCTGAGCTGATGCGGAATCCCAAGGTGATGACCAAGCTTCAAGCTGAGGTGCGGGGGTGCGCAAGCAGGGGGAAGGAACTGGTCACTGAACAAGACCTGAGCGGCATGAGCTACCTGACGGCGGTGATGAAAGAGTCAATGCGGCTACACGCGCCGGGGCCTCTTTTGATACCCCACTTGTCCATGGCCGAATGGGAGGTGGAGGGATATACCATACCCTCTGGGACACGTGTAATCGTCAACGCGTGGGCTCTAGGCAGGGACTCCACCTACTGGGAGAGTGCAGAGGAGTTCATGCCCGAGCGGTTCATGGAAGAAGCCGTGGATGCTGCTTCTGACTTCCAGGGGAACGACTTCCGTTTCTTGCCGTTTGGGTCTGGGCGAAGGATGTGCCCGGGTATAAACTTCACCACCGCCACTTTCGAAATCATTCTTGCCAACCTCATCTACCACTTCAACTGGGAGCTTCTGCCGCGGTCGACAGGCGTCGATATGTCAGAGTCGTATGGGATGGATGTGCACCGTAAGGAGAAGCTTCTTCTTATCCCTCGCATGGCTCAGGATGTCTAG
- the LOC140220327 gene encoding uncharacterized protein, whose product MPITFTEEDFNLKTTSHNDAMVIKALIAGWTVGKVLVDTGSSVDILFANAFREMNIDMNTLDPRDVPLLGFGGKPVKALGKIALPVSFRDRDNARTEHITFDVVEMHYPYNAILSRGFITKMDTTIR is encoded by the coding sequence atgcccataaccttcaccGAAGAGGATTTCAACCTCAAGACAACCTCGCACAACGATGCGATGGTCATCAAAGCACTGATAGCAGGCTGGACAGTGGGGAAAGTCCTGGTAGACACAGGCAGCTCCGTGGACATTCTCTTCGCAAATGCATTCAGAGAAATGAATATTGACATGAACACGCTCGACCCAAGGGATGTCCCGCTCCTTGGCTTCGGCGGAAAGCCCGTGAAGGCCTTGGGAAAAATCGCCCTCCCAGTCTCGTTCCGAGACCGAGATAATGCGAGGACAGAACACATCACCTTCGACGTAGTGGAAATGCATTATCCCTACAATGCAATACTCAGCCGTGGCTTCATCACCAAAATGGACACAACAATCAGGTAG